One Delphinus delphis chromosome 3, mDelDel1.2, whole genome shotgun sequence genomic region harbors:
- the TRIM17 gene encoding LOW QUALITY PROTEIN: E3 ubiquitin-protein ligase TRIM17 (The sequence of the model RefSeq protein was modified relative to this genomic sequence to represent the inferred CDS: inserted 1 base in 1 codon; substituted 1 base at 1 genomic stop codon), whose amino-acid sequence MDAVELARKLQEEATCSICLDYLTDPVMTSCSHNFCRECIRLTWEKAKGQKTRKKCKGSFPCPECRKLSPQRNLWPHRLLTKVAEMAGQHPSLQSRHLCQVHQELLKLFCEDDQSPICVICRESQEHRPHRVVPIEEAVQEYEIRLEENMGXLREEMMKTGKLQAKEEQTLAEWQKKVKERRERIVVEFEKMGLLLMEKRRLLQALKEEEEETVAKLQKSMASLDQQSHSLKMLLLQLEDRNECTPLQMLQDVKDLLGRKNSLSVQYPETTPTMLKTICRVPGXIEVLKSFQEDVVPDPSTAYPYLLLYESRQRCYLSTPMDGTPHGKDRFLAYPCAVGQETFSSGRHYWEVGMNLTGDALWVLGVCWDNVSRRGRVPKYPENGFWVVQLCKGKRYAPATSALTPVTLTEPPSHMGIFLDFEATDVSFYNVNNGSHPHTYSQPAFSGPLQPFFCLGAPKSGKMVISTVTLWVK is encoded by the exons ATGGACGCTGTGGAACTTGCCAGAAAATTGCAGGAGGAGGCCACTTGCTCCATCTGTCTCGACTACCTCACAGACCCCGTGATGACCAGCTGCAGTCACAATTTCTGCCGAGAGTGCATCCGGCTGACCTGGGAGAAGGCCAAAGGCCAGAAAACGAGGAAAAAGTGTAAGGGCTCCTTTCCCTGCCCCGAGTGCCGCAAGCTATCCCCCCAGAGGAACCTGTGGCCCCACCGTCTGCTGACCAAGGTGGCCGAGATGGCGGGTCAGCACCCCAGCCTACAGAGCAGGCACCTGTGCCAGGTGCACCAGGAGCTGCTCAAACTCTTTTGTGAGGACGACCAGAGTCCCATCTGTGTCATCTGCAGGGAGTCCCAGGAACACCGGCCCCACAGGGTGGTCCCTATTGAGGAGGCTGTGCAGGAATACGAg ATAAGG TTGGAGGAGAACATGGGATAGCTGCGAGAGGAAATGATGAAGACCGGgaagctgcaagccaaggaggaACAGACCTTGGCCGAATGGCAG AAGAAGGTGAAGGAGCGGAGGGAGCGCATCGTGGTTGAGTTTGAGAAGATGGGCCTCCTCCTGATGGAGAAGCGGCGCCTCCTCCAGGctctgaaggaggaggaggaggagacagtGGCAAAGCTGCAGAAGAGCATGGCCTCACTGGACCAGCAGAGTCACTCCTTGAAGATGCTGCTACTGCAGCTGGAGGACAGGAATGAGTGCACACCGCTCCAGATGCTGCAG GATGTGAAGGACCTCCTGGGCAG aaagaacagcctgaGCGTGCAGTACCCAGAGACCACCCCCACCATGCTGAAGACCATCTGTAGGGTGCCGG AGATAGAGGTGCTCAAGAGCTTCCAAG AGGATGTGGTGCCCGACCCCTCCACGGCATACCCCTACCTCCTCTTATATGAGAGCCGCCAGAGGTGCTACCTGAGCACCCCGATGGACGGCACACCCCATGGCAAGGACAGGTTCCTAGCCTACCCCTGCGCAGTGGGCCAAGAGACCTTCTCCTCAGGGAGGCACTACTGGGAGGTGGGCATGAACCTCACTGGTGATGCACTGTGGGTCCTGGGCGTGTGCTGGGACAACGTGAGCCGGAGGGGCAGGGTCCCCAAGTACCCAGAAAATGGGTTCTGGGTGGTGCAGCTATGCAAGGGAAAGAGGTATGCACCTGCCACGTCTGCCCTGACACCCGTCACGCTGACTGAGCCCCCCAGCCACATGGGCATCTTCCTGGATTTCGAGGCCACAGACGTGTCATTCTACAATGTGAACAATGGGTCCCACCCACATACCTACTCCCAGCCTGCCTTCTCTGGCCCCCTGCAACCCTTCTTCTGCCTTGGGGCCCCCAAATCGGGCAAGATGGTCATCTCTACAGTGACCCTATGGGTGAAGTGA
- the TRIM11 gene encoding E3 ubiquitin-protein ligase TRIM11: MAAPDLSTNLQEEATCAICLDYFTDPVMTDCGHNFCRECIRRCWGQPEGPYACPECRELSPQRNLRPNRPLAKMAEMARRLHPPSPVPQGVCAVHREPLAAFCGDELRLLCAACERSGEHWTHRVRPLQDAADDLKGKLEKSLEHLRKQMEDALLFQAQAEETCSLWQKMVETQRQNVLTEFERLRRLLVEEEQRLLQRLEEEELEVLPPLQESAARLGQQSAQLAELITELEGRCQLPALGLLQDIRDTLRRVQDVKLQPPEVVPMEMRTVCRVPGLVEALRRFRGDMTLDPDTANPELVLSEDRRSVRRGDLRQALPDSPERFDPGPCVLGREPLTSGRHYWEVEVGERASWALGVCRENANRKEKGELFAGNGFWILVFLGSYYNSSERAFAPLRDPPRRVGIFLDYEAGHLSFYSANDGSLLYTFPETPFSGTLRALFSPLSSSPTPMTICRPKGGPGDMLAPQ, from the exons ATGGCCGCCCCGGACCTGTCCACCAACCTCCAAGAGGAGGCCACCTGCGCCATCTGCCTCGACTACTTTACGGATCCGGTGATGACCGACTGCGGCCACAACTTCTGCCGCGAGTGCATCCGGCGCTGCTGGGGCCAGCCCGAGGGCCCGTACGCGTGCCCCGAGTGCCGCGAGCTGTCCCCGCAGAGGAACCTGCGACCCAACCGACCGCTCGCCAAGATGGCCGAGATGGCGCGGCGCCTGCACCCTCCGTCGCCCGTCCCACAGGGCGTGTGCGCCGTGCACCGCGAGCCACTGGCCGCCTTCTGCGGCGACGAGCTGCGCCTGCTGTGCGCGGCCTGCGAGCGCTCAGGGGAGCACTGGACGCACCGAGTGCGTCCGCTGCAGGACGCGGCTGACGATctcaag GGCAAGTTGGAGAAGTCCCTGGAGCATCTGCGGAAGCAAATGGAGGATGCACTGCTGTTCCAGGCCCAGGCGGAGGAGACCTGCTCCTTGTGGCAG AAGATGGTGGAGACCCAGCGGCAGAATGTGCTGACAGAGTTTGAGAGGCTGCGCCGTCTGCTTGTGGAGGAGGAGCAGCGGCTGCTgcagaggctggaggaggaagagcTGGAGGTGCTGCCCCCCTTGCAGGAGAGCGCGGCCCGGCTCGGACAGCAGAGCGCCCAGCTGGCCGAGCTCATCACTGAGCTGGAGGGGCGCTGCCAGCTACCAGCACTGGGGCTGTTGCAG GATATCAGGGACACCCTGCGCAG AGTCCAGGACGTGAAGCTGCAGCCTCCCGAGGTGGTGCCCATGGAGATGAGGACGGTGTGCAGGGTCCCAGGGCTGGTGGAGGCCTTGCGGAGGTTCCGAG GGGACATGACCCTGGATCCTGACACCGCCAACCCTGAGCTGGTACTATCAGAGGACAGGAGGAGCGTGCGGCGGGGGGACCTGCGGCAGGCCCTGCCCGACAGCCCTGAGCGGTTCGACCCCGGGCCTTGTGTGCTGGGCCGGGAGCCCTTGACCTCGGGCCGCCACTACTGGGAGGTGGAGGTCGGGGAGCGGGCCAGCTGGGCCCTGGGCGTCTGCAGAGAGAACGCCAACCGCAAGGAGAAGGGCGAGCTGTTCGCTGGTAACGGGTTCTGGATCCTGGTGTTCCTCGGGAGCTACTACAACTCCTCCGAGCGGGCTTTTGCCCCTCTCCGAGACCCACCCCGGCGCGTGGGCATCTTTCTGGACTACGAGGCTGGACATCTGTCCTTCTACAGTGCCAACGATGGGTCGCTCTTGTATACCTTTCCTGAGACGCCCTTCTCGGGGACCCTGCGGGCCCTCTTCTCACCTCTGTCCAGCAGCCCAACCCCTATGACCATCTGCAGGCCGAAAGGTGGGCCTGGGGACATGCTGGCTCCCCAGTGA